From the genome of Papaver somniferum cultivar HN1 chromosome 2, ASM357369v1, whole genome shotgun sequence, one region includes:
- the LOC113351296 gene encoding zinc finger BED domain-containing protein RICESLEEPER 2-like codes for MVEISEDDSASNLPIIHGVASQIGPPPPRPPRSGQVHGPSAGTGSTAGSSTPASEPSHACGAGETLDNNPNAGVKRSKVWDHYDIYENGERAKCKYCKKANYKIGKKNLDGKKHGTSNLQHHLDKCQKYKNEMNEARADGQQTLEFQPCKLGEEPQLVGVSFSQDACRRALIRFIVTDEMAFRIVEGEGFIAFCKYLEPRFKLPSRMTIYRDVCKLFLTEKANLKSYFKANKIRVCLTTDTWTSSQNYNYMVVTAHFIDHHWKLHKRIICFCLIDSHEGTNIGEALAKCLLDWGLEKVFTVTLDNASANKVAVDYLRKRVQSWGSALLGAKHLHVRCAAHVLALVVKDGMKKYHTSLLRIRAVVKYVTKSPARYKRFTEAAVSERIDCKKGLILDVRTRWNSTYLMLVAAERYEKAFEMLRELDKAFCEEFCFDIPVPDNIMGDGDDTVDLDADYDLESDNEEELDTTEEEDSAAVRKAKKKNRPKVHAPERYDWCNARVLIKFLQVFYEATVAFSASTYVTSHSFLLELGTVRQELEEWKNTHEDPFLSHMGAVMLLKYNKYWGTYRNMNSLMFMAVLLDPREKEHGLFLFAAYKAENVRCAVSSSESVGETNSTSTQSSSSFGSTISSKAKYMAGRNKRKHQLSNVEDIGRSEVERYLAEPIYTPTNENATFDILQWWKVNAARFDILPLMAKDIFAIPVSSVASESAFSTGKRILDPFRSSLKPKTLEALILLQNWLRTPIDMDSYTLGVEEEEIDIAESGFQPFGGKTSTNLQACSDSLLVALYDIRL; via the exons ATGGTTGAAATCTCAGAAGATGATTCTGCTTCTAATCTTCCAATTATACATGGAGTGGCATCACAAATAGGACCTCCCCCTCCACGTCCACCGCGTTCTGGACAAGTGCATGGACCATCAGCAGGGACAGGGAGTACCGCTGGCTCATCTACACCAGCTTCTGAACCTTCACATGCTTGTGGCGCAGGTGAAACATTAGATAATAATCCTAATGCTGGTGTGAAGAGATCAAAGGTATGGGATCACTATGATATTTATGAAAATGGTGAGAGAGCGAAATGTAAATATTGCAAAAAGGCTAATTACAAGATTGGTAAGAAAAATTTGGATGGTAAGAAACATGGGACTTCTAATCTCCAACATCATTTGGATAAGTGTCAGAAGTATAAGAATGAAATGAATGAGGCTAGAGCTGACGGACAACAAACACTTGAATTCCAGCCTTGCAAGCTTggagaggaaccacagttggttgGGGTGTCTTTTTCTCAAGATGCGTGCAGGAGAGCGCTGATTAGATTTATCGTTACCGATGAAATGGCTTTTAGAATTGTTGAAGGTGAAGGTTTTATAGCTTTTTGTAAGTATCTTGAGCCTCGATTTAAGCTTCCAAGTCGTATGACAATATACCGTGATGTGTGCAAGCTGTTTTTGACAGAGAAGGCTAATCTGAAAAGTTATTTCAAAGCAAACAAGATAAGAGTGTGCCTTACTACTGACACTTGGACGTCATCGCAGAATTACAATTATATGGTAGTGACTGCGCATTTCATTGATCATCATTGGAAACTACATAAAAGAATTATCTgtttttgcttgattgatagccaTGAAGGTACAAATATTGGAGAGGCTTTGGCGAAATGTTTGCTAGACTGGGGACTTGAAAAGGTTTTCACTGTGACGCTTGATAATGCGTCTGCAAATAAAGTTGCTGTTGACTATTTGAGGAAGAGAGTTCAGAGTTGGGGTTCTGCATTACTCGGAGCTAAACATTTACATGTTCGATGTGCGGCTCACGTACTTGCACTTGTTGTGAAGGACGGTATGAagaagtatcatacatcacttctCAGGATCAGGGCAGTGGTAAAATATGTCACGAAATCTCCCGCAAGATATAAAAGGTTTACGGAGGCTGCTGTGTCGGAAAGAATAGATTGTAAAAAGGGTCTGATATTAGATGTGAGAACGCGGTGGAATTCTACTTACTTAATGCTTGTTGCTGCTGAAAGATATGAAAAGGCATTTGAAATGCTACGTGAGTTGGATAAGGCATTTTGTGAAGAGTTTTGCTTTGATATTCCAGTACCAGATAATATTATGGGTGATGGTGATGACACTGTTGATCTTGATGCTGATTATGATCTGGAatcagacaatgaagaagaacttgatactactgaagaagaagattctgCTGCTGTCaggaaagccaagaaaaaaaacaGGCCAAAAGTGCATGCTCCTGAACGATACGATTGGTGCAACGCGAGAGTTCTGATTAAGTTTCTACAAGTATTTTATGAAGCAACTGTTGCATTTTCAGCTTCtacttatgttacttctcattctTTCTTATTGGAACTTGGCACTGTTCGTCAAGAATTAGAAGAATGGAAAAATACACATGAGGACCCTTTCTTAAGCCACATGGGTGCTGTAATGTTGCTCAAGTACAACAAATATTGGGGAACATACCGAAATATGAATTCGTTGATGTTTATGGCTGTACTTCTTGATCCACGAGAGAAAGAACATGGATTATTT CTGTTTGCAGCTTATAAAGCAGAAAATGTTAGATGTGcagtatcttcatcagaatctgtGGGCGAGACTAATTCCACTTCTACTCAAAGTTCTTCGAGTTTTGGAAGTACTATTTCTAGCAAGGCCAAGTATATGGCGGGAAGGAATAAACGAAAGCATCAATTGAGTAATGTGGAGGACATTGGGAGATCTGAGGTAGAAAGGTACTTGGCTGAACCGATCTACACACCCACAAATGAAAATGCTACTTTTGATATATTACAATGGTGGAAGGTAAATGCTGCGAGGTTTGACATTTTGCCACTTATGGCTAAAGATATATTTGCTATTCCCGTTTCTTCCGTTGCTTCAGAATCAGCATTTAGTACCGGAAAAAGAATTTTGGATCCTTTTCGAAGCTCCTTAAAGCCCAAGACACTTGAGGCCTTAATTTTGTTACAAAATTGGTTACGAACACCAATAGACATGGATTCATATACCCTTGGAGTCGAGGAGGAGGAGATTGATATTGCTGAGTCTG GCTTTcagccattcggaggtaaaacaTCCACAAACTTGCAGGCTTGCAGCGACTCGCTGTTGGTCGCTTTATATGATATTAGGCTTTAG